GATTCACGGCCCTCTACAGTTCTTCCAAACTTTCCAAACTTTAGGAAGATAACAGTTAGTGCATACTAATTCTGTATTCTTTTCTTAAAACCTTGggaattttataattaaaaagcaCCGTCTACCTATGTAGCATGGACATGACGATATATAATGTGATATGacactttttgaaaaatatttcaaagacactacaattaattaatatttatttttagatatatatatatatatttcatatttcgaataaattatgtttattttggatttaaaaagtatgtaacaataataaaatgtttagaaatatatataaaattaatttaaagacaataaaattctttttaaagtaTGAAGAAAAGAATTCAAATAAACTAGACACCTATAAAAAAGAGTTCTAATAAACAACATTTAATATCAAAATAGAACAACTGAATTATTGGCAATTTTTCTATGTCCATGCTTCCCAGCCTTCTAACAACagaataaatttttcttttttcatacaACATTTTGAGAATCTTGAAATAAAAACTTGCCTGTGTATCCTATATTAACGTTTGATTTTTCTTGTTTAGTGttgtaaaatggtaaaatatattatatcttgtttttgtttctttctgcATTAATCTCATTTATGGTatattgggttttcttttttttattagtgattttctttttgactTTTGTTTCATTGATTGTATATGTATGCCAATCTAATTGTATGGTatattgggttttcttttttttattagtgattttctttttgactTTTGTTTCATTGAATGTATATGTATGCCAATCTAATTGTACAGGTAGATGTGAAACCAGCAAAAACCAGAGGTAATGAGAGGAACCAAAATGGTatattgggttttcttttttttattagtgattttctttttgactTTTGTTTCATTGATTGTATATGTATGCCAATCTAATTGTATGgtatattgggtttttttttttttattagtgattttctttttgactTTTGTTTCATTGAATGTATATGTATGCCAATCTAATTGTACAGGTAGATGTGAAACCAGCAAAAACCAGAGGTAATGAGAGGAACCAAAATCAGACTAGCCCCTCTGAACAGCACAATAATGGAACTCTTACTAGTAATAAGAAGATTTTTGTAGGAGGTCTTCCACTTGATCTGACAGAGGAAGAATTCAAGAgctattttgggagttttggcACGATTACTGATGCTGTGGTGATACATGACAAAGAAACCCACAGACCTAGGGGCTTTGGATTTGTTACTTTTGATTCAGAGGATGTTGTGAATAATCTGTTGCAGAAAAGTTTATATGAACTGAAAAATAAGCTTGTGGAGGTTAAGAGGGCTGAACCGAAGGACATGAATTATAGTCAGATATTCTCTTATCATTGGAACAACACAGTCTTAAGTTCTGGTAGCTTTGGTTATGTGCCTAATGCTCCTTATTATCATCATTATGCttcttattttgagttttacCCTCTTATATATTCACCATCTTATGGAGGTGCTTCATGGAATTATTTTGGTGCACCATTTTATGGGCACCCTTACGGATATAAATATGAGGTTCCAACTTACCCTTACGGATATGGATATGAGGTTCCAACTTTTGAGTCCAATGGACTTGATTATGGAGCATTCCCAATCCAGCAACTATGAGTTTGGAATGACTTTCTACCTAATGGAGACAGTGACTTATGCATAACTTGCACCTCATGATAATGATAATCTGCCTTAAATAGAGAATACCTCCCAGGTAATGTTGCAAATGAAAATTAGAAGGTAATGTTGTAAATGAAAACAAATAGAGAATACCTCCCAGTTTAGAAGGCAATGTTAAATGAAAATTAGAAGGCAATGTTGTAAATGAAAACTGGGAAGTGATTGAGTTTAAATCCTAATGATTAcatcc
The sequence above is drawn from the Castanea sativa cultivar Marrone di Chiusa Pesio chromosome 5, ASM4071231v1 genome and encodes:
- the LOC142635463 gene encoding heterogeneous nuclear ribonucleoprotein 1-like, which codes for MESEKRRLFVGGISWETSEAAMKEHFSKYGEVEDILLITDKRTGHGRGFGFVSFKEPDMANQALQDEHVILDRKVDVKPAKTRGNERNQNQTSPSEQHNNGTLTSNKKIFVGGLPLDLTEEEFKSYFGSFGTITDAVVIHDKETHRPRGFGFVTFDSEDVVNNLLQKSLYELKNKLVEVKRAEPKDMNYSQIFSYHWNNTVLSSGSFGYVPNAPYYHHYASYFEFYPLIYSPSYGGASWNYFGAPFYGHPYGYKYEVPTYPYGYGYEVPTFESNGLDYGAFPIQQL